AAAGTCAGTAAATGTTTTCGTAGTTTCACATTTGTAAAACCAGGATAAGGCTATACAACTATCTTGAAGTTTGAACAAGGTATAAGATCAAACAGTAAGACTCCCAGCCATGATGTAAGAAAGAAAGGTCCTCATGCAGCATATGCTCTCTGGCTCCTAGAAAGCTTCATGTGCATAATATAAAGTTAAGTTGCCAAAGAAGTAAACTGGAGAAGTTCAGCGAAGTTTCCATTGTGCCATGACTTTTAAACCTCAGGAATGGTGTGATCCATCAGGCTTTTCATAATGCTTGGTGCCATCCTACAAGAGAGTCACTTTTATTAAATACTgagttttgggtttcttttttcaaaaatgctATGTTGATCCAAGAAAACCCCAATTCAAACTTAGCACCTGTTAACGTCAAGTGGGATGGCGGGGAGGAGGAAGGTCATTTTGATGAATTCAGACCTAAGGGTCACAGGTAATCTAGTTGTTTGatgatttataaaaaaaaatgagacgcTGTTATGAATTGGGGGGGAATGGTGTGTGAGGGGGACCTACCACTGGTTTAAGAGAAGTCTAGAATGGTTAGTCCTGACAATAACTCCCTTTTCCCCCCACTAAGAGTAAGCTAGCTGCATTCTACCCAGaagctgaaacaaacaaaaatttcatcACAGGTGTTTTGAAATCTTTCTACTCTCATTTCCACATGCAAGACAGATTCTGAAAGAAGGGTTCTAAGTTGGCTTGGCAAGAACAGCTACGATAGAAGCCAGGATTTTAAAAGCTCTAGGGAAGATAACCCTTGCTGCCACCTTTCTATTCTCCCCACTCAGCTTTCCAGTCCTCAGCTCCCAAGGACAGACAGTAGCACCACATCACCACGCACCTCTACCTGCCTCCTGAGATGCTCAAGAGAATAAAAACCATTACTCCTAACATCCCACAGGCAAGAATTCCCCATGATGAACTACCATGAGTAGATTCCTCCTGAGCAGAGGAGCTGTAGGCAGAGTGAAGCTGTAGTCAATTTCACTGAAAACAGCTGAGTTGAAAGCCTGCCCACCTCTGTTCATATACCCTTTTTCTACGAGGAATGTCAAAATTTTGGAAATGTATGGTGAATTTTATTCCATACTTGGGAAGTTTTGAAGGGTCTCCTCACCAACCAATTCCTCTGATTTAactaatttactttaaatttctaGGTAAACACCAATGCCATCCCTTAGGTAAAAGAGCCAAAGGTTTGGGAATTAAAAGAAAGCACACTTATGTTAAGTCACGTGACCATAAGCATCAAGTTGTGGAACTGTCGACTTACCGTTTAATAATATGTTCAAAGATAAAAGCAGGCATGATTGTAATAGTAACTACAGTCCCAGATGTTGACAGTATGTCTGCAATTTGAGAGTCCTGGTGAAAACACACAATGAAAAGTAACTCCACTGAGgtgttatttaataaatattcttggtaaaaaattatatatgtccTCTTATGTTAGGCTAATATCTCTAAAATCCTGACCCTtggtatttataatttttcctaGTTTTCCTTAGCAAGTTTAATTGTACAGAATCACGATTTTATAGGTGATAAAAAAAATTGCTAAGTAAACTGAGTTGACTATATTAGCCAAAAAAATCAtcctttcattatttaaaattaaataatttccccAGATACACGACTACTATATCCCCTCAGTTAACTGTGTATTTGTAAACAAAGTATATGAAATGAACAGGTCTTAATGAAAACCTTTAGACCTTAAAATAGCCCTATTTAGGAATCtgtggaggggaaaaaacccataaaaaCAAAGTACTACTATGAGCAGAAACTATTACTCATTTCCTACAATTGTTGGATTAACAAAAGCTAGGCAATCATTCAGAATGTCCTCAAAATCTTCAATGCCCATGTCTCTACAGAATTCTAGTTTGAGGGACTTCAGAGTTCAGAGATCATGTAAGTCCAGTCACTCCAGTAATAGCCAGACCATTCCTTTAACTGGCCTGAGCGCACAGCTAGCACAGAGCACGGCCAGAGCCCCCACACTGCCCGCCTTCCCACTGAGTTTCTCTCCTTTGGAGGTCAGTGTGAAAATGGCACCACCTCAACAGACACATGAGAAAGGCATCTGCTAAAGTGAAACTGCAGCAGAACAAGACAAGTTCTGTTCCTTACCTTCAGCCCAATGACATTCTGTCCATTGATCTCGCAGATGTTATGTTCTGTGAGGAGACCATTTCTGGCTGCAGAACTATCTTTCACTATGgatgttatttttccatttttaaagataaaaccaACATGTCCAGTACTATCCTTATGCATGGTAATTGTCCGTTCGAAGGGCCTGTAAACATGAGTTCAATCAAAAATTTAATTCCAAGGTAAACATTTTAATGGATTTCTATTCTGCCCTACTGGCTACTTTGCTATAATAAACTCACTGTTTCTAATAAGAGCAAGTATTGGCTCTGATATTGGACATTCACAGAACATCATAGtgtaaaaaatcattaaaaagaaaatctctccaTTATGGTTTGCCTAACTGACTGAtctagatttccttcttttaagtaTCAAAGACTTAACTGAACATAATGCTTCAATGCAGTTTATCACTATGCTTTTTCCTTTAGAATTCACTGTAACTTAGCAGTAAGAATGAGATAGGTTTGAACAAAAATTGCAgtgttaaaaatgaatttttatcttttattaactTTCAGAATTTCCTGGAGCTTCACTGctcttaggaaatatttttttatttaaaacttttataacaTTTCTCAGatcttgattttgaaaattttatagaaCACATTTTTGCTGTGTTTTAAAAGAACTGCAGAAGCAAGAGGACTGAATTCCTCACGCCCCTTTCAGAAAGGACGGCACGCCGCCGCTGCAACAAGGCAGCAGGCAGTCTCCTCTCGAAGCTGTCGTGCCAGTTACCCTTGCTCACCTCTCGACAACTCTGCTATCACGCCATTATACGGGTTTTATGATCATCTGTGTTTACATTCCACAATTCAGAACAGGCATATCTTCCTGTTGGTCCAAGTTAGtcaaaaatttttcttatatataaaacaaaaacggCATTCATCTACAAAACATCTACTAAATAGCTACCAGCtgtgagaaactggaaacacAAGGGTAGATAAAACAGACGTTTGAGaagaataaaaacccaaaagCTAACTGTAACAATGTGATATAGGACCACTCTTAATAGTTGTGAGGACCAAGGCAAGAAAACAGAGGCCCATATTTCATGTGCGATATGTTTAAATTATAAACAAACTGCTAAATAAAATGTTCCATCCTCCCACCTTGACAACTAGAGCTTCATAACCAGCCAAAAGGCCTGCTTTGGTTTGTAGAAGCTGCAGACCACGTGGGAGTTGTGAGGGACCctggcagtgtgtgtgtgcaccccAGGCTGGATGTCTGAGCAGTAAACTGGAACATGAGGCCAGGGGCACCATGCTGCTCACTCTTACAACattcattttctactttctagAGCAACAGATTAAGACAGGAAAGTTAACTTCTTAGAGGATGAACTTCTATAAGCTTTGAAAGAAGGTGTATGCAAAACaagaatgctatttttaaaaagaatcagacTATGTAAGAAAAATCTGCACCACACAACTACAAGACTTTATAAGGCTAATAACATTTGATCATTTTCTGCAACAAAATACTATATTTATTGAGTcttaaaagttcaagaaaatggAGAACTGGTCTTGAATTTCCTTTGAACTGTTTAGTCAGCTTACCTGTCACGAATAGTCATAGTAATCTTCTCTCCAAAAGCCTGTTTGAGCACCTTGTGCGATTTATCAGAGCTCCAGCCTGCACAGTTTTCCCCGTTGATCTGGAGTACTTGGTCCCCAAACCTCAGGCCAACCAGCGAGGCTGGAGAATTTGCCTGGACTAGCTGCACAAATACTCCCTAGGGAAGAACGTAACTCTGCTTATTTACCACTGTTATAACATGGTTTAAAAATGCTGGAAAATTAGAAACCAACTTGCGTTAGGAATCTACcctactaattaaaaaaaagaaaaattacgtGACTATATGTATCGTTACTCCCAAAAAAGACACTGAAAATTTTATTAAGGCAATAACCCCaagaaataaggcaaaaaaattaGATGTCAGTGGTCATTTCTACCTCAAATCATGACCCACCTGACCAACCTCAAACGCCCATTTCACCAAGGAATGAAAAAAGACCAAGGAAAATAAGATAGGATTCCTACAACACACGCAGGCTTCAGGGAGTCTGACAGAATCCAGGTAGTAGCTCATGAGCATTATTGAGGGGGAAAGTGAGTCAAGTATTAGaagttttgtgatttcttttacaGTTTAAAGAATTACAGTTTTAAGTTTATAACTCTACCTTTCAAGCTGAAGGATTGCTTTACTCATTTGCTACATTATGCATAATCAAATAAGATTAGGGTTTAACAGCCTAAAATGGTGGGCACATTCAATACCACTCCAGTTCTTATAAAGAATCCACTATgagtaaaaacagaaaactacagTTAGCTAAGAACTAAACCCACATGGATATGGTTACTTATGTAAACTCTCATCTCAGGTGTTGAACAAACTATAAACCAACAATTGTAAAAGAAGAGTAAAGCTGGTAAAACATGAAAGCACCTACAAGGTTAGACCCTTGCTACCATCTGAAGCTGGGTCAGAGAAGATCTCTGTCATGTATCCTCCACTTTAGGGCGGTCCATGAAAACTAGGTGGCACCCTGTGAAGTGGTCAGACCACTGAGCTTTGGCAAGGGAACAAATTCACTGCAAGGGTAACTGCAGTGGGGAACAGGGGCCTACGAAGACTGTCTTGTCTCTTTAGGACAGAGGAAAAGACAGCAGCGAAGTCagagcttcccagagaagcaCGCTGATGGGTCTTGAATAAGCTACAAATGTGCAAAGACACTGATGTCCTCAGTCCTCTGGGTAGGCAGGGAGGGTCAGGGCTTCCTGCCAAGCTCAGCCTCAGCCATCTACCACAGTGTGCCACGTTCATTATTTTCTACCTGAAAAGGTGGGACACACTGGGGTAACGAGACTCCTGACTAAAAAGGAATCCAATAAGGTAATACCTAAAATCATAAATTGGAGCAAAGACTCAGCATGTCCTTAACAATCCTAAATGCTTCCTTAGAGAgtaactttaatttcttcagtatgGTAAGGTGAGAGATAAagtaattataaagataaaataatggcTGCCCCAATTAGTCACTTTTGCTCAGAAAATGACCTATTAAATTCATGTTGAAGGACGGAAATAAGAGACCTGCAAAACCACTTCACAAGTTAAATGATCatcatttggtttaaaaatatacatcataGGACCACCAACTCTCAGTGGTCAGTCTCTTAACTTCCACATGTGTTGCCCTATTTCAATACCAGAATTCTGTTTGTATGAACTATTTATAATATATGCAGACCAGTGAATTTATTACAAAGggctcaaaaaggaaaaaactattcATTCAAGGTAACATTAGAAGTCCCAACTCTGCCTCTTCAAACCAGGGCATCTCCAAGGACAAAAAATTTAAGTTAGcagatttaaaatattctcaattaTAGATACACCACTGTAATGAATTAAAGcgtttccattttaaattattctaacaTTGATCACTTAATATCCAATATTCTATAAACTATTTAGATATATTCaagtagatttaaaaatacttacgTTATCTATTGATTTAAGCCGGAGCCCAATTTTTCCATCTTGATCCTTACACAGAATGACTTCACGAATCCCTTGCTTAATTTCGGCTCTACGAATCCCAACATCATTGCCGGTTACAGGAGCCACCATATAGTTCATACTGGAAGGTCTTGCTACCAATTGCTGACAAAAATGTACACAACACATTAATATTTAGAAACATTCTctagtgaaaaaaacaaaaagataatcaaCTTGAACATACTCAGTGTGGTTTCCCAAAAAGTAATCTGCAAATTATTTCCCTCAGATAAAGTTTGATTTATGCAAAAATGCCCCTAGTTTTTATTTACTAATTCCTCAGGTAACTTAGTCCTACATTTATCATCTCCAACAGATTCAGTAACTCACTCTCTGTCTGCTGCCTTCTGAATTCACTGGCATTTTTTCACATGTACTTTGGCTTGTTTTCAACTCAAATTTATTATCCTTGAACTGAAAGGCCATATCACACTTTTGAAATTCACACATTTTCCAGTGTTCTTTTATGTGGTCTGATCTTTAGTCATCTACTTATCCTTTCAGAGCTTCTAAAAAAGGGGCAACCTTCTTACCTCTCAGCGCCATTGTGAGGATTTAAAGAACAGTGCATGCTGTATAAGTGCTGGCA
This genomic interval from Equus przewalskii isolate Varuska chromosome 8, EquPr2, whole genome shotgun sequence contains the following:
- the SDCBP gene encoding syntenin-1, whose amino-acid sequence is MSLYPSLEDLKVDKVIQAQTAYSANPANPAVLSEASAPPVSQDGNLYPKLYPELSQYMGLSLNDEEIRANMAMIPGAPIQGQLVARPSSMNYMVAPVTGNDVGIRRAEIKQGIREVILCKDQDGKIGLRLKSIDNGVFVQLVQANSPASLVGLRFGDQVLQINGENCAGWSSDKSHKVLKQAFGEKITMTIRDRPFERTITMHKDSTGHVGFIFKNGKITSIVKDSSAARNGLLTEHNICEINGQNVIGLKDSQIADILSTSGTVVTITIMPAFIFEHIIKRMAPSIMKSLMDHTIPEV